DNA sequence from the Lodderomyces elongisporus chromosome 5, complete sequence genome:
ttcccTTTCtcactctttctctctcttttttttcccccttcttctcttcttttaaaCTATTCTTTCAATCATTCTTaagaaaatttttctttttcataaaAACCCagttttcaaaaaagattgaattCCAGAAGGTCTGACTAATATTTTTTCTCAgtttaatatttatcaatccactttctttctttttttcctatcttttttgatttggttttcatatcctgttttttttgtcttcaattgtttgtttttggatttaacatcatcaacccattttttgcttttagcATCTACAAATACCTTTTTgtccttttattttttttaaaaagaatatgTTCAATTTCAGAAGATGCATGGCCACTGCTGCCAAATCTTTTACAGATAACAAAAAGCAGTTAGATAGAGCAACACTTACAATCAAGAATGGTCCCGTTTTCAGCGGATACTCATTTGGTGCTAACAGAAATGTTAGTGGAGAAGCTGTTTTCACTACATCATTGGTAGGATACCCCGAGAGTATGACTGATCCTTCTTATAAAGGTCAAATCTTGTGTTTTACTCAACCATTGATTGGTAATTATGGTGTGCCTTCATCTACAGTGAAGGACCAGTTTAATTTATTAAAGTATATGGAGAGTCCCAAGATTCAATgtattggtattgttgttggtgatgtCGCTTTAGAGTATAGTCATTGGACTGCTGTGGAGAGTTTACAACAATGGTGTCAAAGAAATGGAGTTGCAGCAATTACGGGTGTTGATACTAGACAATTGGTTTCGTATTTAAGAGATAAAGGTTCAAGTTTGGGTAAGATTACAATTGGAGAGGAATATGATGCTGACGAGGATGCAGCTTTTGAAGACCCTGGTGCTGTAAATTTGGTTCATAAAGTTACTACAAAACAACCATTCCATGTTGCATGTCCAAAGGAGTACTCCAAAAATGTTCATGTGGCAGTTTTGGATTGTGGTGCCAAAGAGAATATCTTGCGTTGTTTGGTTGAGAGAGGCGCTTCATTAACTGTTTTCCCATATGACTACCCTATTGACAAAGTTGCTACTAAATTTGACggtcttttcatttctaaCGGTCCAGGTGATCCAACTCATTGTTCATCTACTGTAGAACACTTGGGCAAGGTTATGGAAAAGCACCCAGACTTACCAATCTTTGGTATCTGCTTGGGTCATCAATTGTTAGCATTAGCCAGTGGTGCTAAAACCGTTAAACTCAAATATGGTAATCGTGCCCACAATATCCCTACCCTTGATCTCATTTCGGGTAAATGCCACATTACTTCGCAAAATCACGGTTATGCCGTTGACTCCGAGACTTTGGGCTCCGATTGGGAacaatttttcatcaacatgAACGATTTGAGTAATGAAGGTATGATTCACAAGCGTAATCCCGTGTTTTCAACTCAATTCCACCCAGAGGCTAAAGGTGGTCCGCAAGACACTGCATATTTGTTTGACAAGTTTTTCGAGAATATTGCACACTACAAGGCAAACAATGGTTTAAATTTGCCAAATGTTGACGGCAGTTTGCTCGTTGATATCTTGCCAAAGGAAAGAGTCGagtaaatggaaaaaagatggaaaaaaagtggggaaaaaatggagaatagaaaaaagggGGCTTCAAAATTATAGCTTTATGCTGcttgttttgttattttgaTATCATTATCGAATTAGACAAAATACGTTTTGGTTCTATCTTTTTCGTTTGCATCTTCATTGACATAAGAAGTGTCTGATTGTTGGTCTGTGATGCTTGATGCGTGATTTGTGAGGCGTGGTGCGTGGTGCGTGGTGCGTGGTGCTTtatgttttc
Encoded proteins:
- the CPA1 gene encoding Multifunctional pyrimidine synthesis protein CAD (BUSCO:EOG09262914; MEROPS:MER0060647) — translated: MFNFRRCMATAAKSFTDNKKQLDRATLTIKNGPVFSGYSFGANRNVSGEAVFTTSLVGYPESMTDPSYKGQILCFTQPLIGNYGVPSSTVKDQFNLLKYMESPKIQCIGIVVGDVALEYSHWTAVESLQQWCQRNGVAAITGVDTRQLVSYLRDKGSSLGKITIGEEYDADEDAAFEDPGAVNLVHKVTTKQPFHVACPKEYSKNVHVAVLDCGAKENILRCLVERGASLTVFPYDYPIDKVATKFDGLFISNGPGDPTHCSSTVEHLGKVMEKHPDLPIFGICLGHQLLALASGAKTVKLKYGNRAHNIPTLDLISGKCHITSQNHGYAVDSETLGSDWEQFFINMNDLSNEGMIHKRNPVFSTQFHPEAKGGPQDTAYLFDKFFENIAHYKANNGLNLPNVDGSLLVDILPKERVE